A window of Globicephala melas chromosome 2, mGloMel1.2, whole genome shotgun sequence genomic DNA:
aagcccagaaataatcccacgcacctacggtcaatctatgacaaagaagacaaaactatacaatggaggaaagacagtctcttcaataaatggtgttgggaaaactggagagctgcatgtataataatgaaattagaacattctttaacaccatacacaaaaataaactcaaaatggattaaagacctaaatgtaagacctgatagtataaaactcttagaggaaaacgtaggtagaacactctttgacataaatcgcagcaatatcttttttgacccatctcctagagtaatgaaaataaaaacaaaaataaacaaacaggacctaattaaactcaaaagcttttgcacagcaaaggaaaccataaacaaaatgataagacaacccacagaatgggaaaaaaatatttgcaaacaatgcgaccCACAAGGGATTAATCCCCAAAagttacaaacagctcatgtccttcgacagatgaatggatacagaagatgtggtgcatatatacaatggaatagtactcacccattaaaaagaatgaaataatgccttattcagcaacatggatggacctggagattatcacactgagtgaagtaagtcagagaaagacaaatatcatatgatatcacttatgtgaagaatctaaaaaataataataatacaaacgaacgtatttccaaaacagaaacagactcacagacttagaaaacaaacttatggtcaccaaaggggaaaggtgagagagagggaaaaaattgggagtttgggattgacatatacacactattatatttaaaatagataaccaacaaggacctactgtatagcatagggaactctgctcaatattctgtaataacttaaatgggaaaagaacttgaaaaagaatatatatatgtataactgaatcactctgccatacacctgaaactaacataacattgttaatcaactatactccaacagaaaataaaaattcaaaaataaatttcagaagactgaaatcatatgaaCTATATTCTCTGACCATGATATAATCAATCTAGTAGTCATGAATAAGATAAAAacagcatctgtgtgtgtgtatatatatatatacttttttttttttttttttttggtggtacgtgggcctcttagtgttgtggcctctcccgttgcagagcacaggctcagcagccatggctcacaggcccagccgctccgcggcctgtgggatcctcctggaccggggcacgaacccgtgtcccctgcatcagcaggtggactctcaaccactgtgccaccagggaagccctgtgtatattttaataaaatatatttataaagaaaaagcaatgaataaaaataatcataaagaaaaacatagcCTAAACTCCAGCTTATTACCACAGCAGTGTCCTTCTTCTTACAAAGTTTATGCAGAGATGAGACCTCCCGAGAATTACCAGTGGTCGGGAAGAGAAGGGAGGCTCCTGATACCCAGCGAGAAGCGAGGAGACTAGGAGGTGttcagggtgggagtggggcgaGGAGAGAGCTTCAGCGACTTAAAGGCTATTCAAAAAGCAGTCACCGTGTTTTTCCTGTAAAGTATTGAGATTTATCATTTTGTTGGGATTTTAGCTTTTTCTAACTACCAGTATGGATACTTTTTTGGGGAAGGACCGCTGTTGTCATTAAAGGACAACTTCCAGGCAAAGTGCCATCCACGTGAGCCCTGAACGATGAGTGGGAGTTTGCCAGGCCCAGGGGTAGACTAGGGGTGGGGTGAGCCGGGATAGAGAATTCTCGACAGAGGTCACTCGTGGCACGTGCCAGAGGGCAGTGCACCTAAGTGCCTCCACAGAGCACAGGTGGCCCACGGAGACGGGTCAGGCTCCTGCGGATCATGTCTAACTGTGCTGCTTGTCAGCTGTTAATCAATCTTGTGAGCACTTGGTACATAGCACAGCCAGtctctaggggcaggacagaaataaagacgcagatgtagagaacagccttgaggacacagggagggggaagggtaagctgggattaAATGATGTTCCAAAGCTCACAGTGAGCGCTTCTACTCCAGACCTTAGGAATGCAGGATAGATGATAGATTGTGTGAAGCCGAAGGTCAAGAGTCGTTGGCACCACTATAGTATTTACTGCAGGGCCCCCCTAGGGGTCTTCTGGATTGGCTCTGGTCTAAATGAGCATGAGTCTTCACCAGATGGACTGGCTGGACATCTCCTGTCCCTTATGAGACCAAGGAGGAGTTGTGTTGTTGACTTGAGGAGGAAAACTAAAAATCTAAGGAGATTTGTGACGTTTGTTAAAATAACCACTACATTAATTGAACACGTAAAGTAAATGTATCCGCGCTCAGGGCTTTGTGTGTTTCACATACGTGATTTACATCCAGTGTtcagatgaggaaagggaagctCAGGGAGGGTGAGTTACCCACCTAGTCCTGTTTTGCAGGAAGGCCATGGGATAAACTGCCCCCCTGTGTTGACTACGGAGATGATCTTTAAGAGGACAAAAACGTTAGCGTGGTTtgtcaaattttgcttttaaaaggcaTGTCTGTCAAACTTGTAGGTGGAAAGCGAGACCAACGTCCTGCAGGACGGCTCCCTCATCGACCTGTGCGGGGCCACCCTGCTCTGGAGGACAGCAGATGGCCTCTTTCACACCCCAACCCAGAAGCACATTGAAGCCCTGCGGCAGGAGATCAACGCTGCCCGGCCACAGTGCCCCGTGGGGCTCAACACCTTGGCCTTCCCCAGCATCAACAGGAaagaggtggtggaggagaaGCAGCCCTGGGCGTACCTCAGCTGTGGCCACGTGCACGGCTACCACAACTGGGGCCATCGGAGCGACACGGAGGCCAACGAGAGGGAGTGTCCCATGTGCAGGACTGTGGGCCCCTACGTGCCGCTCTGGCTCGGCTGCGAGGCGGCCTTTTATGTAGACGCGGGACCACCCACTCATGCTTTCACCCCGTGTGGACACGTGTGCTCAGAGAAGTCTGCGAAATATTGGTCTCAGATCCCGCTGCCTCACGGGACTCACGCATTTCATGCTGCCTGCCCTTTCTGTGCCACGCAGCTGCTTGGGGAACAGAACTGCATCAAATTGATTTTCCAAGGTCCAGTTGACTGATGCCCTTTACAGCCATCGACGACGACTTTATTAACAAGTTACTGTGAAGATTTTGCCACTAACTCTAGATTTTACCTTTTTATAATACCGTTCATTAAGGGGAGGGGGGGTCCTGAGGCTGGGAAAAAAGAAGGGCGTGGTGATGAAACATGCCAGGCATCGACGATAACAGTGGTGTGTTGCATGCTCAAAATAGCAGCATCCTCATTGAAGTCCGCTTAATTAAACCATAATATCTTTGTAACAATTGGATTTAAAATGCCATACTTTCGTTTTAACCTTGgggtttttaaaacaagttttctttgttaaatttgGACAGGACTTTAAATCCCATTTTAAAACTGTAGAAGAAATTTACTCAAAAGTTGTTGGCTCTTAACTGCAAACCAGTGCTGTGTGGTATAGGTGTTAGACATGCCGTATCTGGAAATACTTGATACAGGTTAGAATCTGACCAGATACCAAAGGGGCAGCTCTATAAGATGATGTTGGGGGACAGGAGACCTTAGGCACAGGTGATTGTTTTGAAATCTGGggcttttctctgatttttcttttgagggGAGGGAATATTCATATgttgtcatgttttcttttttttttttttaaacttcagtggAATTTAATTACTTTATACACACATTCATCAAATACCTTGGCATTTCAAACAAAGAGTTTCCCATAACTTTTTAGTCTGCCTTTTGTTATTTTTGGTCTGACATGGTCTATCCCTGATTCTCATCGTGCATAGCCAAAACTGTTTGGTTGATTAAAATGTAGCTGCCCTTAAAAATTCATTAACTGAGAGTGATTATTGCAGCAGAAAACATGGCCCAGGTAATATAATATCAAGTTTACTTGCTCACTGAATAATTTGAgtgattaaaaataagattttactttttaaaactactCGTTGGAATTTCCTAAGTTTTTCTTAGGAAAGCCAAAATTCCGTGAAGTTAAAAAGCAACATATTACAACAATACAGTCAGTTTTGTTCACCCTCTTTCTGCCATCTGTCACCTTCCCTTGCAGCTTACAGAGCCCTATAAGttttgaaaatgtttgcaaatcagaCTAAATTTAAATGTGATCATTAGATATACACAACACCAAGTGGTACATCTGCAGAGAGCATTTGAAATTACTGATTTCAAGAGAGCAAATGAGTGTTTACTGAGgaataattaaatcagaatttcataTGAGCTCCACCAGCCCTCTCTgttagtttcatttcattttgaataaTACTTCTTGGATGTTCATCCTCTGTGCTCAGTACCAGTGTATCACTGTTCCCGTGATGTAAAGATCCTTTAGGACATGCGACTACCAGAGCTGGCTGGGATGAAATAGATTCCTGCCACATGGAGCAAGTATGTTTAAATTAATATCCTCTTAAATTGACCATTGCAGATTCATGCtgcatttttttaacctttgtaaAGATACACGGTTCTAATCTACTGCATTCCTGTTTGAATTGGTTTTTCCATGGTTTGCCTACTAGCAAATATTTTGCCTATTTCAATTGTCCTAACCCATTCTGAAATCCCTTTTCCTTAACGTGATAAGATCTATTAGTCTTGATTGCTGCTGCTTCAATTgacttaatatataaaaatttcatcCTCTCAGTTTTCAAATAGCTTTACTTTTCACTGGAGATTATTGTTTatgaggtgtttttgttttggtgatTTTTAAGTGCTGTGAAAATCCAACCACAGTGCTCTCATTGATAGCTTACTCAATTCTGTATAGCTTGCTTGACCTGCAGACAGAGAATGAAAGAGGACAATGAAATTGCCCAGAATATATCCAATGCCTTTTGGTGTAGCCAGAGTCTCCCACGATTAGCTTTTACTGATGGAATATGTCTTTTCAGTCTGTGCCGCCTTAGGCTCCACAAAATGATACAGGAAGCACACGGTCCCTTTTCTTGTGATGTGGTTTGAAAGTGGTTTGAGGAGTCTTGATAACCCTAAAAAGCATCTTGTAAGGTAAATAAATAGTCTTGCATCTAGAAAGACTGGATTTTACgtatcagaaacttttttttttccagaaagttaCCATCTGATATAACTTTCTATTTCAAGGACTATAGTAGTTCAAGGTCTGGTAGTTCCACATGCAACATATACCCCAAAATAGTTATCTTCCAACCTGAGAAGTTTGACTTTTTAGTAAATTTGGGTAGAAATTCCAAGCTCTCGGAAGGGGCAACAGTGACCCCCGCGCCTCTGTTAGCACCACACCTTTTCCTTTGACTTCCAAGTGAGGTCCCCTGTCCCCTGTCTAAAGAACCCCACAGCAAGGTGGCCCATTTGCAGAAGGAAGCCAGGCTCATCTTGGCCACTGCTAGTAagatctgctaactttggttaatgagactttttttttctctggaaaaaatgagaataaaggacTCTAGCTCAGAGTACAGTAATACAGTTCAGAAAAGGTAACTTCTCAGAggttatgtctgtttttatgtcttgCTTGACATACATTCAAGGGCAAATTCCACTCCCCAGGTGTACACATAGGAAATTGCAGACCAGTTATCCTGATCTCAGCCTGACTGAAATGCCTTTTGTGACTAGGTTTCCAGAAGAGCTCCAATGATGTATTCCCATaggttttttttccagttgtttacgccagtttattacaaaaaaaaaaaaaaaaaaaaaaaaaagatttagagtGAATGGGATACAACTCTGAATATTTTTCTAGTCtggaattgtttttattattactaatcGGTGCTGCCAGGTCATGCATGCTGCAACACAACATTTCCCTTATTTGGTTTCGCTTTTTGCAAGAAGGGCTACAGTTCACACTGCAGAGTATTAAGCtttctggggttttttccctAACTGTagcccaaaagaattaaaatcttttaatataaATAGAGAGCATATTTATCATTCCTCGATAGTTAATTATAGAGTTTGGTACCTTTGTGCCTCAGGGAAGCCACGTGACATAACTGGTTATAGAATTTTTCAGGGTTAGGgtttaaagaaaggagaaagccaTTGGAAAAATGATGGGCTCCTTTAAGGAGACGAATGAATCTGGATGCAGAAATATGCCAGGAATTGGCATACACATGATTGTAGTAGAATTTATTTCCAGTAGCAGTAGGgaaattattttaagttattaCATCTACTATATTAGCAAAGTTGAGGAGAACTCTTTTCTTCATAAAGCTTCCATGCTTTATTTTTgcttacataaaaaaaaaaaaaatccaaaccccTGTCATTTGGGAGCTCAGTATTGTTATTCGGGCACTTTTTGAGAGTTTAAAAAGGagcatgttttctctttcttaatttaAGTCTCACATAGATTATAGAAGTGTTACCTGCAGTTCTATGATTTTgatcaacttttctttttaaagccatTCTGTTCTTTGGATTTGCATGAAAGGATATATGATCACAACATTGTCAATGCTGGCTAAAAAACTTATCTTCATGCAATCCTGCCTTGTAACAGTGGAATTTCTAATAGGCAAACCACAGAACCTTGATTTTAAGCTGGATCTAGCGCTGTTCTTTTGGCTGTAGCTCTTACAACCCCAGAGTTTAACCTTCATAGGCTGAGGGTATGAAGTTCCTCCTTTAATGCTAGAAGGAGAGCACAGCTCTGTCATCATTTCTTTATGACCCAGTCGAAGACCAATGAGACAACTCCAGGATCTTTTCAAAAGAATGTAAGCATTACTGAATCAGTAAAACAGAAGAAGGTTCAGTATTTCTTCTTAGTAAAACTAATATCCTCTCAAGTTTTCACCCTCATGCAGAATCCCTAGAGGAGGATAAGGAAAAGCAAGTATTTTTCCAGTTCTACTTAACTGtttctaaacaaaaataaactcgatgAAAGGGAAGTTGTTTCTTTTTAGCTGAGATGACATattgtttctctgttttaaatAGTCTAGAAGCTAAGAGGTTGGTCATATTTACCATGTATAGTGTTATGAGCAGTTAAATTTTATGGATATATTTGTAAa
This region includes:
- the PELI2 gene encoding E3 ubiquitin-protein ligase pellino homolog 2 isoform X2, whose amino-acid sequence is MFQVGRSTESPIDFVVTDTISGSQNNDEAQITQSTISRFACRVVCDRNEPYTARIFAAGFDSSKNIFLGEKAAKWKNPDGHMDGLTTNGVLVMHPRGGFTEESQPGVWREISVCGDVYTLRETRSAQQRGKLVESETNVLQDGSLIDLCGATLLWRTADGLFHTPTQKHIEALRQEINAARPQCPVGLNTLAFPSINRKEVVEEKQPWAYLSCGHVHGYHNWGHRSDTEANERECPMCRTVGPYVPLWLGCEAAFYVDAGPPTHAFTPCGHVCSEKSAKYWSQIPLPHGTHAFHAACPFCATQLLGEQNCIKLIFQGPVD